A window of Primulina tabacum isolate GXHZ01 chromosome 4, ASM2559414v2, whole genome shotgun sequence contains these coding sequences:
- the LOC142541721 gene encoding protein BIG GRAIN 1-like E, whose amino-acid sequence MYATSPNNMYKYSFNWRNDSGELDVFEAARYFSCAVDDQIPGNLNNDADFSQEVIDEGKQNQVQRAARMSLDSIMQHEISTPQEQAKDSHKAKEYKKYRQPSSPGGKLASFLNSLLNQTRSKKRKSQSVGPKYFEEKEIPGERKERRRSVCHFQINAKAKNVDSKSRNFCLSSGLIQATPTKPCKEVRFRDLFERQKRKDDGNLKPNSLQKEFRSEKKCTDDPWINKNSGMNWIDDQYTSEEKEFRKFSDCDDGGDTDSSSDLFELPNCDFDFYSKSLPVHATTRANSIRRSAPV is encoded by the coding sequence ATGTATGCCACAAGTCCTAATAACATGTACAAGTACTCATTCAACTGGAGGAACGATTCCGGGGAGCTCGACGTGTTCGAGGCAGCTCGGTATTTCTCCTGTGCTGTTGATGATCAAATTCCAGGAAACCTCAACAATGATGCAGATTTTTCGCAGGAAGTCATCGACGAAGGAAAGCAGAATCAAGTTCAGAGAGCTGCAAGAATGAGCCTCGATTCGATAATGCAGCACGAGATAAGTACTCCACAAGAACAAGCAAAAGATTCACATAAAGCCAAGGAATACAAGAAATACAGGCAGCCAAGTTCTCCAGGCGGCAAGCTTGCTAGTTTCTTGAATTCACTGCTCAATCAAACGAGATCGAAGAAGCGCAAATCCCAATCCGTCGGCCCgaaatattttgaagaaaaagaaatcccaggtgaaagaaaggaaagaagaCGCAGCGTTTGCCATTTTCAGATCAATGCTAAAGCTAAAAATGTCGATTCTAAATCCAGGAATTTTTGCTTGAGTTCCGGTCTTATCCAAGCCACTCCCACAAAACCTTGCAAAGAAGTCAGATTCAGGGATTTGTTTGAGCGTCAGAAGCGTAAAGATGATGGGAATTTGAAGCCAAACTCTTTGCAGAAGGAGTTTCGTTCCGAGAAAAAGTGCACAGATGACCCCTGGATTAACAAGAATTCTGGCATGAATTGGATTGATGATCAGTACACATCGGAAGAAAAAGAGTTCAGGAAATTCAGTGATTGTGATGATGGTGGAGATACTGATTCAAGTTCGGATCTGTTTGAATTGCCAAATTGTGACTTcgatttttattcaaaaagtTTGCCTGTTCATGCAACAACTCGGGCAAACAGCATCAGGAGAAGTGCACCAGTTTAA